A window of the Candidatus Kapaibacterium thiocyanatum genome harbors these coding sequences:
- a CDS encoding signal peptide peptidase SppA translates to MAIIGGILVVFIAIIGIFVSAVTSGLGSKDEPVSVRNNSVLLLDLSNGLQEYDVPAPFNFGNNKRSVTLFDVLLAIRRAKEDTKIKGIYYRAGGEGIGYAKLSEVRDALIDFKTSGKFIYAYMEGGTKAHYFLASVADSIFMPQEALVTINAFGASAPFLKGAFDKLGVEWHVEQFEEYKSAAETMSRSNWTGPAKEELRAIVEQRERTFVDAIAASRKLDPAAVRAALDRGIFTTDTALANKFIDGVAMESGVRDRIRLRIDPKDSSESGTLRLLSINKYVSSVDAKAAEAATDRNHTVAIVYASGAIRPGKNDNAFDNEGIYAKNLIKELRAARDNDDISAIILRIDSPGGSAMASDEIWDAIVDIRKTKPVYASMSDVAASGGYYMAMACDTIIAHPSTITGSIGVISAIPNLSGTMSKIGVTTDTITLGRSAHFLNVTMPMSETDKKVFHEFGSGVYRRFVQKVADSRKKSFEETRLLARGRVWTGEAARANGLVDINGGLLETIKVVKKRLGIAEDVKVRIRMYPEKTNSIDALLRMLGLNDNDDTEENHTNTSTVQNFLAAVTDKGTPVEQVWKTLPGPMKEQVKHAATLTDLGLHEHTLVMLPSLLTND, encoded by the coding sequence GTGGCCATCATCGGAGGTATCCTCGTCGTCTTCATCGCCATCATCGGCATCTTCGTGAGCGCCGTCACCAGTGGCCTCGGAAGCAAGGACGAGCCCGTATCCGTGAGGAACAATTCCGTCCTGCTGCTCGATCTCTCGAACGGACTGCAGGAGTACGACGTTCCCGCACCTTTCAACTTCGGTAACAACAAACGCAGTGTGACGCTGTTCGACGTGCTTCTGGCGATCCGCCGCGCCAAGGAAGACACGAAGATCAAGGGCATCTACTACCGAGCCGGCGGCGAAGGTATCGGCTATGCCAAGCTGTCCGAAGTACGCGACGCCCTCATCGACTTCAAGACGTCCGGCAAGTTCATCTATGCCTACATGGAAGGCGGCACCAAGGCCCACTACTTCCTCGCATCCGTCGCCGATTCGATCTTCATGCCGCAGGAAGCGCTCGTGACGATCAACGCCTTCGGCGCGTCCGCTCCGTTCCTCAAGGGCGCCTTCGACAAGCTCGGCGTGGAATGGCACGTGGAGCAGTTCGAGGAATACAAGTCGGCCGCCGAAACGATGAGCCGCAGCAACTGGACCGGACCAGCCAAGGAAGAACTGCGTGCCATCGTCGAACAACGTGAACGCACGTTCGTCGACGCCATCGCCGCAAGCCGCAAGCTCGATCCTGCCGCCGTTCGCGCGGCGCTGGACCGCGGCATCTTCACGACGGATACGGCCCTGGCGAACAAGTTCATCGATGGTGTCGCGATGGAAAGCGGCGTGCGGGACCGCATCCGCCTGCGCATCGATCCCAAGGATTCCAGTGAATCCGGAACCCTCCGCCTGCTCTCGATCAACAAGTACGTCAGCTCGGTCGACGCCAAGGCTGCCGAAGCCGCCACCGATCGCAACCATACCGTCGCGATCGTCTATGCGAGCGGCGCCATCCGCCCGGGCAAGAATGACAATGCCTTCGACAACGAAGGGATCTATGCCAAGAACCTGATCAAGGAACTGCGGGCCGCACGCGACAACGACGACATCTCGGCCATCATCCTCCGCATCGACAGCCCCGGGGGCTCGGCGATGGCGTCGGACGAGATCTGGGATGCCATCGTGGACATCCGCAAGACGAAGCCCGTCTATGCTTCGATGAGCGACGTGGCCGCGTCCGGCGGATACTACATGGCCATGGCCTGCGATACGATCATCGCCCATCCCAGCACGATCACGGGCTCCATCGGCGTAATCTCGGCCATCCCCAACCTCTCCGGCACCATGAGCAAGATCGGCGTCACCACCGACACCATCACGCTGGGACGCTCGGCTCACTTCCTGAACGTCACCATGCCGATGTCGGAGACGGACAAGAAGGTCTTCCACGAATTCGGTTCCGGCGTCTATCGCCGCTTCGTCCAGAAAGTCGCCGACAGCCGCAAGAAGTCCTTCGAGGAAACGCGCCTTCTCGCCCGTGGCCGCGTATGGACCGGTGAGGCGGCCAGAGCCAACGGTCTCGTGGACATCAACGGCGGCCTGCTCGAAACCATCAAGGTCGTCAAGAAACGCCTCGGTATCGCGGAGGACGTGAAGGTGCGAATCCGGATGTATCCGGAGAAGACCAACAGCATCGACGCCCTGCTGCGCATGCTCGGCCTCAACGATAACGACGACACCGAAGAGAACCACACGAACACGTCGACCGTCCAGAACTTCCTGGCGGCCGTGACGGACAAGGGAACGCCCGTCGAACAGGTCTGGAAGACCCTTCCGGGACCGATGAAGGAGCAGGTCAAGCACGCGGCCACGCTGACCGATCTCGGCCTGCACGAACACACCCTCGTCATGCTGCCCAGCCTCCTGACGAACGACTGA
- a CDS encoding 2-amino-4-hydroxy-6-hydroxymethyldihydropteridine diphosphokinase, which yields MIRILLALGANLEPRRERIEEAMRLLELEALTDTRRSSMYATEPVGYTDQPDFLNAAITGTTSLGAEELFSICKDIERRIGRQHRDRWREREIDIDIILYGVQVIDTPLLTIPHPRMHERAFVLDPAAEIAPDMLHPVLGTTIGQLRSRLR from the coding sequence ATGATACGCATCCTCCTGGCTCTGGGCGCGAATCTGGAACCACGGCGAGAGCGCATCGAAGAGGCCATGCGCCTTCTCGAACTGGAAGCACTGACGGATACCCGGCGTTCGTCGATGTATGCGACGGAGCCGGTGGGCTACACCGACCAGCCCGACTTCCTGAATGCCGCCATCACCGGAACGACGTCGCTCGGCGCGGAAGAGTTGTTCAGCATCTGCAAGGACATCGAACGCCGGATCGGGCGGCAACATCGGGATCGGTGGAGGGAACGCGAAATCGATATCGACATCATCCTGTACGGAGTGCAGGTCATCGATACGCCCTTGCTCACGATTCCCCATCCGAGGATGCATGAGCGCGCCTTCGTGCTCGATCCCGCTGCGGAAATCGCTCCCGACATGCTCCATCCCGTTCTCGGAACGACCATAGGCCAGCTTCGCTCCAGGCTCCGGTAG
- a CDS encoding dihydroneopterin aldolase, protein MARHVALTRLSISNAEFYAFHGVRNEEQQLGGRYQVDVDLFYNATQAVVSDNLNDTINYEEVLFIVNEHMNGEPYDLIETIAYDVATAILDRFGTIHQATVRVRKMNVPIQQIIDYVEAEYSVVREG, encoded by the coding sequence ATGGCCAGACACGTAGCGCTCACACGCCTCAGCATCTCGAACGCCGAATTCTATGCCTTCCACGGCGTCAGGAACGAAGAACAACAACTCGGTGGCCGCTACCAGGTCGATGTCGATCTGTTCTACAATGCCACGCAGGCGGTGGTGAGCGACAACCTGAACGATACGATCAATTACGAGGAAGTGCTCTTCATCGTGAACGAGCATATGAACGGTGAACCCTACGATCTCATCGAGACCATCGCCTATGACGTGGCGACGGCCATCCTCGACCGTTTCGGCACCATCCACCAGGCTACGGTCCGCGTACGTAAGATGAACGTGCCGATCCAGCAGATCATCGACTACGTGGAAGCCGAGTACAGCGTCGTACGTGAAGGATGA
- a CDS encoding DNA primase, whose translation MRIPDHIIDEVRAASDIVDVIGEHVRLKKMGRNYLGLCPFHNEKTPSFNVNPERGIYKCFGCGKAGNAITFVTEYQHVGFVDAIRILAARAGIVIPEERQDDPTGIHGRKDGAFAALRTAAEFYAQVLTSPAGATATDYFAKRGFTAKTITDFTLGAAPAAWDATILHLRGNGFTDEHMVDAGLVVVREDGRMYDRFRGRAVFTIRDDQGRVVGFSARILADAEGQPKYINSPQGLLFDKSRIVYGLDRAKRKINELRTAIIVEGQADVVSMHQGGFINTVASSGTSLTREHLQLLHRYADTVTLLFDADNAGQQAMTRAIELALSIGFDVRVVVLPAGSDPDSIIRDQGADSMQTMLDGAVSFLEFQAERFRDLGLLDDPAHQAKAVRTLLQWIASVPDRLRHPFLVRELAERFRLQENFLLRELATVLSAPKPTSTSRSAPPVPQTTEPQQPADVLSTTPVMLTSERELIRIALTMDHGLAMLMHKYQVTDETFWSEGGRRIFQRIVIAEDEHHDALHPVLNDEELSPTERQEVADIAYSTVKVSAQWERFNVDMPPQEVSLLVRDALVNLHLHRIQHDLASLMRVVDDVGDVDARDRIVYRINDLVIKRETVRNYLKLSPDDPTWLHAVTPSASSSSA comes from the coding sequence ATGCGCATACCGGACCACATCATCGATGAAGTACGTGCGGCGTCGGACATCGTCGACGTCATCGGCGAGCACGTCCGTCTGAAGAAGATGGGGCGCAACTACCTCGGTCTGTGCCCGTTCCACAACGAGAAGACACCGTCCTTCAACGTCAATCCCGAGCGCGGCATCTACAAGTGCTTCGGTTGCGGCAAGGCCGGCAATGCCATCACCTTCGTCACCGAGTACCAGCACGTCGGCTTCGTCGATGCCATCAGGATCCTGGCCGCACGCGCGGGTATCGTCATTCCCGAAGAACGTCAGGACGATCCGACCGGTATCCATGGTCGCAAGGACGGAGCCTTCGCTGCACTGCGTACGGCGGCGGAATTCTACGCCCAGGTACTGACCAGTCCGGCCGGAGCCACGGCCACGGACTATTTCGCGAAACGCGGATTCACCGCGAAGACCATCACGGACTTCACGCTCGGTGCCGCTCCCGCCGCATGGGACGCGACCATCCTGCATCTGCGCGGCAACGGATTCACCGACGAGCATATGGTCGATGCAGGCCTCGTCGTCGTCCGCGAGGACGGTCGCATGTACGACCGTTTCCGCGGACGGGCCGTCTTCACCATCCGCGACGACCAGGGCCGGGTCGTGGGCTTCAGCGCACGTATCCTGGCCGATGCCGAAGGGCAGCCCAAGTACATCAACTCACCGCAGGGCCTGCTGTTCGACAAGAGCCGCATCGTCTATGGTCTGGACAGGGCCAAGCGCAAGATCAACGAACTGCGTACGGCCATCATCGTCGAAGGCCAGGCCGACGTCGTGTCGATGCATCAGGGCGGCTTCATCAATACCGTCGCCAGCAGCGGAACGTCTCTCACCCGCGAACATCTGCAACTGCTGCATCGCTACGCCGATACGGTCACCCTGCTGTTCGACGCGGACAATGCCGGACAACAGGCGATGACGCGGGCCATCGAGCTGGCACTGTCCATCGGCTTCGACGTTCGCGTCGTCGTCCTTCCCGCAGGCTCGGATCCCGACAGCATCATCCGTGACCAGGGTGCGGACAGCATGCAGACGATGCTCGACGGTGCAGTGTCCTTCCTCGAATTCCAGGCCGAACGGTTCCGCGACCTCGGGTTGCTGGACGATCCCGCGCATCAGGCCAAGGCCGTACGGACCCTCCTTCAATGGATAGCCTCCGTCCCCGACAGGCTCCGGCATCCATTCCTCGTCCGCGAACTGGCCGAACGGTTCCGTCTCCAGGAGAACTTCCTCCTGCGCGAACTCGCCACCGTCCTGTCCGCACCGAAGCCGACCTCCACCTCGCGATCTGCGCCTCCGGTGCCGCAGACGACGGAACCGCAGCAGCCTGCGGATGTCCTGTCGACCACACCCGTCATGTTGACGTCGGAACGCGAACTGATCCGTATCGCCCTTACCATGGATCACGGCCTCGCCATGCTGATGCACAAGTATCAAGTGACGGACGAAACGTTCTGGAGTGAGGGCGGACGACGTATATTCCAGCGTATCGTCATCGCCGAGGACGAACATCATGATGCGCTCCATCCCGTGCTCAACGACGAGGAGCTGTCGCCGACGGAACGTCAGGAAGTGGCGGACATCGCCTACAGCACGGTCAAGGTCAGTGCCCAGTGGGAGCGGTTCAACGTCGACATGCCTCCACAGGAAGTGTCGCTGCTGGTACGTGACGCACTCGTGAATCTCCATCTGCACCGCATCCAGCACGATCTCGCATCGTTGATGCGTGTGGTGGACGATGTCGGCGACGTCGATGCACGCGACCGGATCGTCTATCGCATCAACGATCTCGTCATCAAGCGGGAAACGGTCCGCAACTATCTCAAACTCAGTCCGGACGATCCTACATGGCTGCACGCCGTCACTCCATCGGCGTCCTCATCTTCTGCATGA
- a CDS encoding NADPH-dependent 7-cyano-7-deazaguanine reductase QueF, producing MTIETFPNPRPERPYTITHVNPEFTSVCPKTGLPDFGTMTVEYVPDATCIELKALKYYYLDFRNKGIFYEAVTNQILDDLVACCAPRSMKVTAEWKARGGINSIIVAEYVKS from the coding sequence ATGACCATCGAAACGTTCCCCAATCCGCGCCCCGAGCGCCCGTACACCATCACGCACGTGAACCCCGAATTCACGTCGGTATGCCCGAAGACGGGCCTGCCCGACTTCGGCACGATGACCGTCGAGTACGTACCGGATGCGACGTGTATCGAACTGAAGGCCCTGAAATACTACTATCTCGACTTCCGCAACAAGGGCATCTTCTACGAAGCCGTGACCAACCAGATCCTCGACGATCTCGTGGCATGCTGTGCACCGCGTTCGATGAAGGTCACCGCGGAATGGAAGGCACGCGGCGGCATCAACAGTATCATCGTCGCCGAATACGTCAAGAGCTGA